A stretch of Camelina sativa cultivar DH55 chromosome 18, Cs, whole genome shotgun sequence DNA encodes these proteins:
- the LOC104760206 gene encoding putative invertase inhibitor has translation MKFLLYLIVTFFLLLNAFSTAQTLIRDSCKKAAAKNPKFKNDICVKSLETNPQSKAAKDLAGLVVASTKNAASKATSLKGTVNKILKGKKMNKISEMPLRDCLQLYTDAIDSLNQALASMKSRDYNTVVTVLSAAMDAPSTCETGFKERKTPQKSPVTKDNDTLYQMILIPLSFTNMLK, from the coding sequence atgaaatttttactTTATCTGATTGTTACGTTCTTTCTCCTCTTAAACGCTTTCTCAACCGCACAAACTCTGATTCGAGATTCTTGCAAGAAAGCTGCAGCTAAAAACCCAAAGTTCAAAAACGATATATGCGTCAAGTCTCTCGAGACGAATCCGCAGAGCAAAGCCGCAAAAGATCTCGCCGGATTAGTCGTGGCATCGACCAAAAACGCAGCGTCGAAAGCGACTAGCCTGAAAGGAACCGTTAACAAGATTCTCAAGGGGAAGAAAATGAACAAGATAAGTGAGATGCCGTTACGTGACTGCCTCCAGCTTTACACCGATGCTATTGATTCTTTAAACCAAGCTTTGGCTAGCATGAAATCACGCGATTACAACACTGTTGTCACGGTTCTGAGTGCTGCAATGGATGCACCAAGCACTTGCGAAACTggattcaaagaaagaaaaacgcCACAGAAATCTCCGGTTACCAAAGATAACGATACTTTGTATCAGATGATTCTGATTCCTTTATCTTTTACAAATATGTTGAAATga
- the LOC104760208 gene encoding putative invertase inhibitor, with protein sequence MKFLLYLVMFILLLNVFATAQSLIRDSCKKAAAKYPKLKYEFCVKSLEEHPQSKTAKSLEGLVFASTKNAVSKTTSLKGLANKILKENKYDVERPLRDCLELYTGAIDSLNQSLDTIKSRDYKIATMLMSAAMDATGNCETGFTKRKKPVKSPFTKENDVLFHMVLIPLAFTNMLDMNLPKVL encoded by the coding sequence ATGAAGTTCTTGCTTTACCTTGTTATGTTCATTCTCCTCTTGAACGTTTTCGCAACTGCACAATCTCTGATTCGAGATTCTTGCAAGAAAGCTGCAGCGAAATATCCGAAACTCAAATACGAGTTCTGCGTCAAGTCTCTCGAAGAGCATCCGCAGAGCAAAACCGCAAAAAGTCTCGAAGGATTGGTCTTTGCATCGACCAAGAACGCTGTATCAAAAACGACAAGCTTGAAAGGACTGGCTAACAAGATTCTCAAGGAGAATAAATATGATGTGGAGAGGCCGCTACGTGATTGCCTCGAGCTTTACACCGGCGCAATTGATTCCTTAAACCAATCTTTAGACACCATTAAGTCGCGTGATTACAAAATCGCCACCATGCTTATGAGTGCTGCGATGGATGCAACGGGGAACTGCGAAACTGgattcacaaaaagaaaaaagcctGTGAAATCTCCGTTTACGAAAGAGAACGATGTCTTGTTTCACATGGTTCTGATTCCTTTAGCTTTTacaaatatgttggatatgaattTACCAAAAGTGTTATAA
- the LOC104760207 gene encoding uncharacterized protein LOC104760207 isoform X1 → MRRSLSILGPRKWLKPSSNYTSVYCFVTNPPLTSNPNGSANSRYLSYFAPQRRQQQAPDPDDPSNLLKEDGVSLCSQMWLENFKEPDKTATNLTSYLRRFELWVLAYQKVCCDELGAYVPRSSIQRSALENLLALRNSVLDDRFKWGARLDFYIKSPRDKTEYESLSKRKIKAILTTTQPTPFQDRIVQEVLLMILEPIYESRFSQKSFAFRPGRTAHTVLRVIRRNFAGYLWYVKGDLSVVLDGMKVGFVISSLMRDVRDKKVIDLIKSALVTPVVTSKVEDGEKKKTKKRKYQKKRVLAEDEPKPDPYWLETFFGFAPEEAGKSPQWGHCGILSPLLVNVCLDELDRWMESKVKDFYRPSKSDVIWNNPEGDADQGNTSWPEFVPTSGPDKTRKMDYVRYGGHILIGVRGPRADAATLRKELIEFVDQKYMLRLDNENLPIEHITKGIMFLDHVLCRRVVYPTLRYTATGGKIISEKGVGTLLSVTASLKQCIKQFRKLNFIKGDRDPDPQPCFRMFHATQAHTNNQMNKFLTTVAEWYRFADNRKKIVNFCSYIIRGSLAKLYAAKYKLRSRAKVYKHGRRNLSLPLKEKKGLSPEYQNLLKMGLAESVDGLVYTRMSLVPETDYSPFPGNWTPEHEKFLIEYLTLDEPKTLEEQKRFIREKGLVSTQDYTSMLVWNYKRNAIPMDQVSILKDQPFLLGSSSNYNRDNDDDHKNKEDEDSDDGLHIARI, encoded by the exons ATGCGTCGAAGCTTATCCATTTTGGGTCCACGAAAATGGCTCAAACCTTCTTCTAATTATACCAGCGTCTACTGTTTCGTCACAAACCCTCCACTCACTTCTAACCCTAACGGCTCCGCAAATTCCCGATACCTCTCTTACTTCGCACCTCAACGACGACAACAACAAGCTCCAGATCCGGATGATCCATCGAATCTATTGAAAGAAGATGGAGTATCACTCTGTTCTCAGATGTGGCTTGAGAATTTCAAAGAACCTGACAAAACCGCCACCAATTTGACCTCGTATCTTAGAAGATTCGAGTTATGGGTATTAGCTTATCAGAAAGTTTGCTGTGATGAGTTAGGTGCTTATGTTCCTCGTAGCTCGATTCAGAGATCAGctttagagaatttgttagcTTTGAGGAACTCTGTTCTTGATGATCGGTTTAAATGGGGAGCTCGTTTGGATTTCTATATCAAGTCTCCTAGGGATAAAACTGAGTACGAGTCTTTGTCTAAGAGGAAGATTAAAGCGATTTTGACTACGACGCAACCGACTCCGTTTCAGGATAGGATTGTTCAGGAGGTTCTGTTGATGATTCTGGAACCCATTTACGAGTCTCGCTTCTCGCAGAAGTCGTTTGCGTTTAGGCCTGGTAGAACTGCGCATACGGTTTTGAGAGTGATTCGGAGGAACTTCGCGGGTTATTTGTGGTATGTTAAAGGTGATTTGAGTGTTGTTTTGGATGGGATGAAAGTTGGGTTTGTGATTAGTTCTTTGATGAGAGATGTTAGAGATAAGAAAGTTATTGATTTGATTAAATCAGCGCTGGTTACGCCTGTTGTCACTAGTAAAGTGGAAgatggtgagaagaagaagactaagaaGAGAAAATATCAGAAGAAACGTGTTTTGGCTGAGGATGAGCCGAAGCCTGATCCTTATTGGTTAGAGACCTTCTTTGGTTTTGCTCCTGAAGAAGCTGGGAAGTCTCCTCAGTGGGGACATTGTGGGATTCTTAGTCCTCTTTTGGTTAATGTATGTCTAGATGAGCTTGATCGTTGGATGGAATCGAAAGTGAAAGACTTTTACCGTCCTTCGAAAAGTGATGTTATATGGAATAACCCTGAAGGAGATGCAGATCAAGGAAACACCTCATGGCCAGAGTTTGTTCCCACTAGCGGTCCTGACAAAACGAGGAAAATGGATTATGTTAGATATGGAGGTCATATCTTAATTGGAGTTCGTGGGCCTCGAGCTGATGCTGCAACGTTAAGGAAAGAGCTGATTGAGTTCGTTGATCAGAAGTATATGCTTAGACTCGACAATGAGAATCTCCCCATTGAACATATAACCAAAGGTATAATGTTTCTTGATCATGTTTTGTGTCGCCGAGTTGTTTATCCGACTCTGAGGTATACTGCGACCGGTGGGAAGATTATAAGCGAGAAAGGCGTGGGGACGCTTTTGTCCGTTACAGCGAGTTTGAAACAATGCATTAAACAGTTTCGAAAGCTGAATTTTATTAAAGGAGATAGGGATCCGGATCCACAACCTTGTTTTAGAATGTTCCACGCAACTCAAGCTCATACGAATAATCAGATGAATAAGTTTTTGACTACGGTTGCTGAGTGGTATCGATTTGCAGATAACCGGAAGAAGATTGTGAATTTTTGTTCTTATATCATCCGTGGTTCACTTGCTAAGCTTTATGCTGCAAAGTATAAACTTAGATCAAGAGCTAAAGTGTATAAGCATGGTAGAAGAAATCTGAGTCTTCccttgaaggagaagaaaggtcTGTCACCAGAATATCAAAATCTCTTGAAAATGGGTCTTGCTGAATCTGTTGATGGACTTGTTTATACAAGAATGTCTCTAGTTCCAGAAACCGATTACTCGCCTTTTCCTGGTAATTGGACGCCCGAGCACGAGAAGTTTTTGATAGAATACCTAACGCTCGATGAACCAAAAACGCTAGAAGAGCAAAAGAGGTTTATTAGAGAGAAAGGACTCGTTTCGACTCAGGATTACACATCAATGTTGGTTTGGAACTATAAGAGAAATGCGATTCCGATGGATCAGGTTTCAATTCTAAAGGATCAACCTTTCTTGTTGGGATCATCAAGTAACTACAACCGCgacaatgatgatgatcacaagaataaagaagatgaagatagcGATGATGGGCTTCACATTGCACGCAT ATAA
- the LOC104760207 gene encoding uncharacterized protein LOC104760207 isoform X2: protein MRRSLSILGPRKWLKPSSNYTSVYCFVTNPPLTSNPNGSANSRYLSYFAPQRRQQQAPDPDDPSNLLKEDGVSLCSQMWLENFKEPDKTATNLTSYLRRFELWVLAYQKVCCDELGAYVPRSSIQRSALENLLALRNSVLDDRFKWGARLDFYIKSPRDKTEYESLSKRKIKAILTTTQPTPFQDRIVQEVLLMILEPIYESRFSQKSFAFRPGRTAHTVLRVIRRNFAGYLWYVKGDLSVVLDGMKVGFVISSLMRDVRDKKVIDLIKSALVTPVVTSKVEDGEKKKTKKRKYQKKRVLAEDEPKPDPYWLETFFGFAPEEAGKSPQWGHCGILSPLLVNVCLDELDRWMESKVKDFYRPSKSDVIWNNPEGDADQGNTSWPEFVPTSGPDKTRKMDYVRYGGHILIGVRGPRADAATLRKELIEFVDQKYMLRLDNENLPIEHITKGIMFLDHVLCRRVVYPTLRYTATGGKIISEKGVGTLLSVTASLKQCIKQFRKLNFIKGDRDPDPQPCFRMFHATQAHTNNQMNKFLTTVAEWYRFADNRKKIVNFCSYIIRGSLAKLYAAKYKLRSRAKVYKHGRRNLSLPLKEKKGLSPEYQNLLKMGLAESVDGLVYTRMSLVPETDYSPFPGNWTPEHEKFLIEYLTLDEPKTLEEQKRFIREKGLVSTQDYTSMLVWNYKRNAIPMDQVSILKDQPFLLGSSSNYNRDNDDDHKNKEDEDSDDGLHIARM from the coding sequence ATGCGTCGAAGCTTATCCATTTTGGGTCCACGAAAATGGCTCAAACCTTCTTCTAATTATACCAGCGTCTACTGTTTCGTCACAAACCCTCCACTCACTTCTAACCCTAACGGCTCCGCAAATTCCCGATACCTCTCTTACTTCGCACCTCAACGACGACAACAACAAGCTCCAGATCCGGATGATCCATCGAATCTATTGAAAGAAGATGGAGTATCACTCTGTTCTCAGATGTGGCTTGAGAATTTCAAAGAACCTGACAAAACCGCCACCAATTTGACCTCGTATCTTAGAAGATTCGAGTTATGGGTATTAGCTTATCAGAAAGTTTGCTGTGATGAGTTAGGTGCTTATGTTCCTCGTAGCTCGATTCAGAGATCAGctttagagaatttgttagcTTTGAGGAACTCTGTTCTTGATGATCGGTTTAAATGGGGAGCTCGTTTGGATTTCTATATCAAGTCTCCTAGGGATAAAACTGAGTACGAGTCTTTGTCTAAGAGGAAGATTAAAGCGATTTTGACTACGACGCAACCGACTCCGTTTCAGGATAGGATTGTTCAGGAGGTTCTGTTGATGATTCTGGAACCCATTTACGAGTCTCGCTTCTCGCAGAAGTCGTTTGCGTTTAGGCCTGGTAGAACTGCGCATACGGTTTTGAGAGTGATTCGGAGGAACTTCGCGGGTTATTTGTGGTATGTTAAAGGTGATTTGAGTGTTGTTTTGGATGGGATGAAAGTTGGGTTTGTGATTAGTTCTTTGATGAGAGATGTTAGAGATAAGAAAGTTATTGATTTGATTAAATCAGCGCTGGTTACGCCTGTTGTCACTAGTAAAGTGGAAgatggtgagaagaagaagactaagaaGAGAAAATATCAGAAGAAACGTGTTTTGGCTGAGGATGAGCCGAAGCCTGATCCTTATTGGTTAGAGACCTTCTTTGGTTTTGCTCCTGAAGAAGCTGGGAAGTCTCCTCAGTGGGGACATTGTGGGATTCTTAGTCCTCTTTTGGTTAATGTATGTCTAGATGAGCTTGATCGTTGGATGGAATCGAAAGTGAAAGACTTTTACCGTCCTTCGAAAAGTGATGTTATATGGAATAACCCTGAAGGAGATGCAGATCAAGGAAACACCTCATGGCCAGAGTTTGTTCCCACTAGCGGTCCTGACAAAACGAGGAAAATGGATTATGTTAGATATGGAGGTCATATCTTAATTGGAGTTCGTGGGCCTCGAGCTGATGCTGCAACGTTAAGGAAAGAGCTGATTGAGTTCGTTGATCAGAAGTATATGCTTAGACTCGACAATGAGAATCTCCCCATTGAACATATAACCAAAGGTATAATGTTTCTTGATCATGTTTTGTGTCGCCGAGTTGTTTATCCGACTCTGAGGTATACTGCGACCGGTGGGAAGATTATAAGCGAGAAAGGCGTGGGGACGCTTTTGTCCGTTACAGCGAGTTTGAAACAATGCATTAAACAGTTTCGAAAGCTGAATTTTATTAAAGGAGATAGGGATCCGGATCCACAACCTTGTTTTAGAATGTTCCACGCAACTCAAGCTCATACGAATAATCAGATGAATAAGTTTTTGACTACGGTTGCTGAGTGGTATCGATTTGCAGATAACCGGAAGAAGATTGTGAATTTTTGTTCTTATATCATCCGTGGTTCACTTGCTAAGCTTTATGCTGCAAAGTATAAACTTAGATCAAGAGCTAAAGTGTATAAGCATGGTAGAAGAAATCTGAGTCTTCccttgaaggagaagaaaggtcTGTCACCAGAATATCAAAATCTCTTGAAAATGGGTCTTGCTGAATCTGTTGATGGACTTGTTTATACAAGAATGTCTCTAGTTCCAGAAACCGATTACTCGCCTTTTCCTGGTAATTGGACGCCCGAGCACGAGAAGTTTTTGATAGAATACCTAACGCTCGATGAACCAAAAACGCTAGAAGAGCAAAAGAGGTTTATTAGAGAGAAAGGACTCGTTTCGACTCAGGATTACACATCAATGTTGGTTTGGAACTATAAGAGAAATGCGATTCCGATGGATCAGGTTTCAATTCTAAAGGATCAACCTTTCTTGTTGGGATCATCAAGTAACTACAACCGCgacaatgatgatgatcacaagaataaagaagatgaagatagcGATGATGGGCTTCACATTGCACGCATGTAA
- the LOC104760209 gene encoding lysine-specific demethylase JMJ706-like isoform X2: MAERRICLSKETKDGLEYLKRKRLQKMRSDSVNETVSFSTVARRGGDALRPTSASCGMRLRVTSSDTLSKVNGASTGKSGLLKGKVEKIETDDLKWTERLPECPVYRPTKEEFEDPLTYLQKIFPEASKYGICKIVSPLTATVPAGAVLTKEKSNFKFTTRVQPLRLAEWDSEDKVTFFMSGRTYTFRDYERMANKVFARRYCSGGSLPDSFLEKEFWKEIACGKTETVEYACDVDGSAFSSAPGDPLGSSKWNLNKVSRLPKSTLRLLELSIPGVTEPMLYIGMLFSMFAWHVEDHYLYSINYQHCGASKTWYGVPGSAALKFEKVVKECVYNDDILSTNGEDGAFDVLLGKTTIFPPKILLDHNVPVYKAVQKPGEFVVTFPRAYHAGFSHGFNCGEAVNFAMGDWFPFGAIASCRYAHLNRVPLLPHEELICKEAMLLNSSSKSENLDFTPTELSGQRSIKTAFVHLIRFLHLARWSLMKSGLCTGLVSNTYGTIVCSLCKRDCYLAFINCDCYSHPVCLRHDIKKLDLPCGTMRTLFLRDNIEVLEAAAKKFEKEDGLSDVTTNDEDLYMYPSSIALAAAKEEGYSPYSTIYFDFNIEGEMISDDQLQYGNPVMSCEANASCISSVANDYECSDYVNRRANCSSSSDSKLSEDVACSSNKKTRFFPAVQDERLVEDEESDGSDSESFRVKRRSSLKFENRTVVLDAIDTDHHQELKRLKKSHHHEGRYSSSSSISRQEEEEEEEEVLVISNRKETQPSGVKMQKKKMENHFGGFKRLKVKGLIKP; this comes from the exons ATG GCGGAAAGGAGGATCTGTTTGTCGAAAGAAACCAAGGATGGGTTAGAATATCTGAAACGTAAAAGGCTTCAAAAAATGAGATCAGACTCTGTTAATGAAACAGTAAGCTTCAGTACAGTGGCTAGAAGGGGAGGTGATGCTTTGAGACCAACTTCTGCATCATGTGGAATGAGATTACGGGTCACTTCTAGTGACACGTTATCTAAAGTGAATGGGGCATCTACTGGTAAAAGTGGTTTGTTGAAGGGAAAAGTGGAGAAGATTGAGACTGATGATCTAAAATGGACCGAGAGGCTTCCAGAATGTCCTGTCTACAGACCAACAaaggaggagtttgaggatccTTTGACTTATTTGCAGAAGATATTCCCAGAAGCTTCAAAATATG gtaTCTGCAAGATCGTATCTCCGTTGACAGCAACAGTTCCTGCAGGCGCTGTGTTGACGAAAGAGAAATCAAACTTTAAATTCACTACCAGAGTACAACCCCTTCGTCTTGCTGAGTGGGATTCTGAGGATAAAGTTACATTCTTCATGAGTGGGAG GACCTACACATTTCGCGATTATGAGAGGATGGCGAACAAGGTATTTGCACGTAGATATTGCAGTGGTGGCTCTTTGCCCGACTCATTCTTGGAGAAAGAATTCTGGAAGGAAATTGCGTGTGGCAAGACTGAAACAGTTGAGTATGCGTGTGATGTAGATGGTAGCGCATTTTCATCTGCACCAGGTGACCCACTAGGAAGCAGCAAATGGAACTTAAAT AAAGTTTCAAGGCTGCCAAAGTCTACTCTGCGCCTTCTTGAATTATCCATTCCG GGAGTTACTGAACCCATGCTTTACATTGGAATGCTGTTTAGTATGTTTGCCTGGCATGTGGAGGACCATTATTTGTACAG CATTAACTACCAACATTGTGGAGCATCAAAAACTTGGTATGGGGTTCCAGGTTCTGCAGCTCTAAAATTTGAAAAGGTAGTTAAAGAGTGCGTGTACAATGATGATATTCTATCTACTAATGGAGAAGATGGAGCCTTTGACGTACTTCTAGGGAAGACAACTATATTCCCACCAAAGATTCTGTTGGATCATAATGTGCCTGTGTACAAGGCTGTACAGAAACCTGGAGAATTCGTCGTCACATTCCCTAGGGCTTATCATGCTGGTTTCAGCCACG GTTTTAATTGTGGCGAGGCAGTGAACTTTGCGATGGGTGACTGGTTTCCTTTTGGAGCTATTGCTAGTTGCCGCTATGCTCATCTTAACAGAGTACCATTGCTTCCTCATGAAGAATTGATTTGTAAAGAAGCAATGCTCTTAAACTCAAGTTCCAAATCCGAGAATCTGGATTTTACACCTACGGAATTGTCAGGACAACGAAGCATCAAGACTGCGTTTGTACACCTGATTCGTTTTCTTCATCTCGCTCGATGGTCTTTAATGAAGTCAGGATTATGCACAGGCCTTGTTTCTAATACGTATGGAACCATCGTCTGCAGTTTGTGTAAACGGGATTGCTATTTGGCATTTATCAACTGTGATTGTTACTCACATCCCGTCTGTCTCCGTCATG ATATTAAAAAGCTTGACCTTCCATGCGGGACAATGCGAACTCTTTTCTTGAGGGATAACATTGAAGTCCTGGAAGCTGCTGCAAAGAagtttgagaaagaagatggaCTTTCAGATGTGACTACAAATGATGaagatttatatatgtatcCATCATCAATCGCACTTGCAGCTGCGAAAGAAGAGGGATATTCACCGTATTCCACTATATACTTTGATTTCAATATCGAGGGAGAGATGATATCTGATGACCAATTGCAATATGGAAATCCTGTCATGAGCTGTGAAGCAAACGCTTCATGTATCTCCTCAGTTGCTAATGATTATGAATGCTCTGATTAC GTAAATAGACGAGCTAACTGTAGCAGCAGTAGTGATTCAAAGCTCTCAGAAGATGTAGCATGCAGCAGTAACAAAAAAACTCGGTTCTTCCCTGCAGTTCAAGATGAACGACTAGTTGAGGATGAGGAAAGTGATGGTTCTGATTCCGAGAGTTTCAGAGTCAAACGCCGTTCTTCGTTAAAGTTTGAGAACAGAACAGTTGTTCTCGACGCAATAGATACCGACCATCATCAG GAACTTAAGAGACTGAAGAAATCGCATCACCACGAAGGAAGATATAGCAGTAGCAGTAGTATCAGtaggcaagaagaagaagaagaagaagaagaagtgttagTAATTTCAAACAGGAAAGAAACACAGCCAAGTGGCGTGAAGAtgcagaagaaaaagatggagaaTCATTTTGGTGGCTTTAAACGTCTGAAAGTGAAAGGGCTAATAAAGCCGTAA
- the LOC104760209 gene encoding lysine-specific demethylase JMJ706-like isoform X1 produces MAERRICLSKETKDGLEYLKRKRLQKMRSDSVNETVSFSTVARRGGDALRPTSASCGMRLRVTSSDTLSKVNGASTGKSGLLKGKVEKIETDDLKWTERLPECPVYRPTKEEFEDPLTYLQKIFPEASKYGICKIVSPLTATVPAGAVLTKEKSNFKFTTRVQPLRLAEWDSEDKVTFFMSGRTYTFRDYERMANKVFARRYCSGGSLPDSFLEKEFWKEIACGKTETVEYACDVDGSAFSSAPGDPLGSSKWNLNKVSRLPKSTLRLLELSIPGVTEPMLYIGMLFSMFAWHVEDHYLYSINYQHCGASKTWYGVPGSAALKFEKVVKECVYNDDILSTNGEDGAFDVLLGKTTIFPPKILLDHNVPVYKAVQKPGEFVVTFPRAYHAGFSHGFNCGEAVNFAMGDWFPFGAIASCRYAHLNRVPLLPHEELICKEAMLLNSSSKSENLDFTPTELSGQRSIKTAFVHLIRFLHLARWSLMKSGLCTGLVSNTYGTIVCSLCKRDCYLAFINCDCYSHPVCLRHDIKKLDLPCGTMRTLFLRDNIEVLEAAAKKFEKEDGLSDVTTNDEDLYMYPSSIALAAAKEEGYSPYSTIYFDFNIEGEMISDDQLQYGNPVMSCEANASCISSVANDYECSDYQVNRRANCSSSSDSKLSEDVACSSNKKTRFFPAVQDERLVEDEESDGSDSESFRVKRRSSLKFENRTVVLDAIDTDHHQELKRLKKSHHHEGRYSSSSSISRQEEEEEEEEVLVISNRKETQPSGVKMQKKKMENHFGGFKRLKVKGLIKP; encoded by the exons ATG GCGGAAAGGAGGATCTGTTTGTCGAAAGAAACCAAGGATGGGTTAGAATATCTGAAACGTAAAAGGCTTCAAAAAATGAGATCAGACTCTGTTAATGAAACAGTAAGCTTCAGTACAGTGGCTAGAAGGGGAGGTGATGCTTTGAGACCAACTTCTGCATCATGTGGAATGAGATTACGGGTCACTTCTAGTGACACGTTATCTAAAGTGAATGGGGCATCTACTGGTAAAAGTGGTTTGTTGAAGGGAAAAGTGGAGAAGATTGAGACTGATGATCTAAAATGGACCGAGAGGCTTCCAGAATGTCCTGTCTACAGACCAACAaaggaggagtttgaggatccTTTGACTTATTTGCAGAAGATATTCCCAGAAGCTTCAAAATATG gtaTCTGCAAGATCGTATCTCCGTTGACAGCAACAGTTCCTGCAGGCGCTGTGTTGACGAAAGAGAAATCAAACTTTAAATTCACTACCAGAGTACAACCCCTTCGTCTTGCTGAGTGGGATTCTGAGGATAAAGTTACATTCTTCATGAGTGGGAG GACCTACACATTTCGCGATTATGAGAGGATGGCGAACAAGGTATTTGCACGTAGATATTGCAGTGGTGGCTCTTTGCCCGACTCATTCTTGGAGAAAGAATTCTGGAAGGAAATTGCGTGTGGCAAGACTGAAACAGTTGAGTATGCGTGTGATGTAGATGGTAGCGCATTTTCATCTGCACCAGGTGACCCACTAGGAAGCAGCAAATGGAACTTAAAT AAAGTTTCAAGGCTGCCAAAGTCTACTCTGCGCCTTCTTGAATTATCCATTCCG GGAGTTACTGAACCCATGCTTTACATTGGAATGCTGTTTAGTATGTTTGCCTGGCATGTGGAGGACCATTATTTGTACAG CATTAACTACCAACATTGTGGAGCATCAAAAACTTGGTATGGGGTTCCAGGTTCTGCAGCTCTAAAATTTGAAAAGGTAGTTAAAGAGTGCGTGTACAATGATGATATTCTATCTACTAATGGAGAAGATGGAGCCTTTGACGTACTTCTAGGGAAGACAACTATATTCCCACCAAAGATTCTGTTGGATCATAATGTGCCTGTGTACAAGGCTGTACAGAAACCTGGAGAATTCGTCGTCACATTCCCTAGGGCTTATCATGCTGGTTTCAGCCACG GTTTTAATTGTGGCGAGGCAGTGAACTTTGCGATGGGTGACTGGTTTCCTTTTGGAGCTATTGCTAGTTGCCGCTATGCTCATCTTAACAGAGTACCATTGCTTCCTCATGAAGAATTGATTTGTAAAGAAGCAATGCTCTTAAACTCAAGTTCCAAATCCGAGAATCTGGATTTTACACCTACGGAATTGTCAGGACAACGAAGCATCAAGACTGCGTTTGTACACCTGATTCGTTTTCTTCATCTCGCTCGATGGTCTTTAATGAAGTCAGGATTATGCACAGGCCTTGTTTCTAATACGTATGGAACCATCGTCTGCAGTTTGTGTAAACGGGATTGCTATTTGGCATTTATCAACTGTGATTGTTACTCACATCCCGTCTGTCTCCGTCATG ATATTAAAAAGCTTGACCTTCCATGCGGGACAATGCGAACTCTTTTCTTGAGGGATAACATTGAAGTCCTGGAAGCTGCTGCAAAGAagtttgagaaagaagatggaCTTTCAGATGTGACTACAAATGATGaagatttatatatgtatcCATCATCAATCGCACTTGCAGCTGCGAAAGAAGAGGGATATTCACCGTATTCCACTATATACTTTGATTTCAATATCGAGGGAGAGATGATATCTGATGACCAATTGCAATATGGAAATCCTGTCATGAGCTGTGAAGCAAACGCTTCATGTATCTCCTCAGTTGCTAATGATTATGAATGCTCTGATTAC CAGGTAAATAGACGAGCTAACTGTAGCAGCAGTAGTGATTCAAAGCTCTCAGAAGATGTAGCATGCAGCAGTAACAAAAAAACTCGGTTCTTCCCTGCAGTTCAAGATGAACGACTAGTTGAGGATGAGGAAAGTGATGGTTCTGATTCCGAGAGTTTCAGAGTCAAACGCCGTTCTTCGTTAAAGTTTGAGAACAGAACAGTTGTTCTCGACGCAATAGATACCGACCATCATCAG GAACTTAAGAGACTGAAGAAATCGCATCACCACGAAGGAAGATATAGCAGTAGCAGTAGTATCAGtaggcaagaagaagaagaagaagaagaagaagtgttagTAATTTCAAACAGGAAAGAAACACAGCCAAGTGGCGTGAAGAtgcagaagaaaaagatggagaaTCATTTTGGTGGCTTTAAACGTCTGAAAGTGAAAGGGCTAATAAAGCCGTAA
- the LOC109130568 gene encoding 14 kDa proline-rich protein DC2.15-like, which translates to MAYSKIALLLLFNVIFFTLVSSTSVPCPPPPSKSYPKKPSPSSPHKATCKDALKLQVCANVLDLVKVSLPPTSQCCALIDGLVDLEAAVCLCTALKANLLGINLNVPISLSLVLNHCGKKVPSGFQCA; encoded by the coding sequence ATGGCTTATTCTAAGATTGCTCTACTCCTCCTCTTCaatgtcatcttcttcactttaGTCAGCTCGACTTCCGTCCCTTGTCCACCACCACCGTCCAAGAGCTACCCCAAGAAGCCCTCACCATCGTCTCCCCACAAAGCCACATGTAAAGACGCTCTTAAACTCCAGGTATGTGCTAATGTGTTGGATTTGGTAAAGGTTTCTCTACCACCAACGTCCCAGTGTTGCGCTCTCATCGATGGTCTAGTTGATCTTGAAGCCGCCGTCTGTCTTTGCACCGCCCTAAAGGCTAATCTTCTTGGTATCAACCTTAATGTTCCCATTTCATTGAGTCTTGTCCTAAACCATTGTGGCAAGAAGGTTCCATCTGGTTTCCAATGTGCCTAG